The sequence tggactaattggatcactctttcaaagagcctgcataggcgcgatgggctgaatggcctccttctgttctgtatgatTCGCCTGCCACACCCCCTTCAGAAGACTTGATTCTGCCGAGGGAAATCCCTTTGCTAACACAGGCGAGACCAGGGAACTCTGGGTATAAATATATGCCCAAGCTCTGCAGAGTGACCACAGATTGTTGCGATACCAGCTCGCAAATTGTTAAAATTAATGTTTTATTGGGTGCCGAAACCGACAATGATATTAAATAAAATATGCTTTAATAATTTCCTCCCGTTGTCCTCTTGAAGGCACTGATACTGGGCTATGGTTCACTGGATATCCCACTAAAGTGAGCAACTTTCATGTGTGAGCCTGGGAAGTGACCCTCACAGCAGGCTAGTTGACTGCAAGGGTCGATCTGTATCTGATCCTGTCAATGGCGACACACGAGTTAAACGTCTAACTCAGCATAGGCCAGAGAGCGATCATGGTCCGTTCTAATCCATATCGATCacccagacagacttgcatttatacagcgcctttcacgaccactggaagtctcaaagcgctttatacccaataaagtacttttgaagcattgcaaatgtcggaaacacggcagccagtttgagcacagcaagctcccacaaacagcactgaaataacatctgttttaggtgtgggttgggggataaatgttggccaggacactggggataactcccctctgctcttcttcaaaatagtgccataggatcttttacatccacttgagagagcagacggggcctcagtttaacgtctcatccgaaagatggcacctctgacagtgcggggctccctcagcactgcatcgggagtgtcagcctaatttGGGTGGGATTTTAACATTCAATCTTGTGGGTCCGAGGCAAGAgtgagacccactgagccacggctgataccctCATTACCAACAATAGCAGGCGGTGcacttaccaactgagccacttggGGAGCTGTTTCTGAGCTGCCGGGATCTCCCGACAAACCACTGTGCTCTGCGCGTGATACCAACCCTTCGAACTACAACACGTCAAGAACAAAGGACCCGCAGCTGTGAAAGGGTTAACGCGGAAGATCGAAGGGCTACCTGGCCGCGCCGAGTCGTCTGCAGACGGGACGGAGCTCTCCTGTCTCGACGGAGCCAGACACCCCGTCTCCGAGGGCTGGAGCTGGGCATCTGCTGGCTTCGGGCTGGTGTGTTCCTCAGAGGGAGTTTCCGCAGAGCTACATGCATTGGGAGCCGAAAAATATCGAGGGGCTTCAATGCCCCTGAGGGGGCGTCCGGAGTGGGCAGCAGCATCTGCTTTGTGGTCTGCTCGAGAAGCTGGAAATACAAAAAAAATTTGAGGTGAGATCCCTCCCCTCAGTGTCTCGGTTCATCTGCTCTGCAATTTGCTCTGTCCTTTGAGGAGACCTTTATAGTggatgtgtctctgtgttccaggtcAATGCATGGACGGACAAACATTACACCAAGGAAGCATTCCTCTGAGCTTGAAGTTCAGGGATGtttaaggagctttactctgtatctaacccgtgctgtacctgccctaggagtgtttgatgggacagcgttgagggagctttacactgtatctaactcgtgctgtacctgccctgggagtgtttgatgggacagtgtagagggagctttactctgtatctatcccgtgctgtacctgccctaggagtgtttgatgggacagcgttgagggagctttactctgtatctaactcgtgctgtacctgccctgggagtgtttgattggacagtgtagagggagctttactctgtatctatcccgtgctgtacctggtctaggagtgtttgatgggacagtgtagagggagctttactctgtatctaacccatgctgtacctggtctgggagtgtttgatgggacagtgtagagggagctttactctgtatctaacccatgctgtacctggtcTGAGAGTGCGTGGTATGAACAGTGGATTAAGAAAGTGCTCCCTTTCTTAGTGTTCGACGATTATTAAATGTTTCCTCACTCCCACACTCCGAACAGTGCCTCCTACTACAGCTGTGTGATGTCTTTCCCAATCTCGGGCGTTCTGTGACCTGCCTGAGTCAGATTTTAAGCTTGGTGTTGCTTTAAGGGCAATGTAGTGCTGTGGGCCTGTAGCCAATAGGAGTGGACTGAGGCTGTCCAACTCCTTCTGTATGGGATGTGTCAGCAGTGAGCGAGGGCTGGGTTGGGCTGGATTCCAATGCAGGTCCCAGCGCTGCAAAGTCATTGCCTCTCCCCCGAACATACGACCcaatcaccacccccccccgccccccccacgcaCTCGCCAGCTAGTGGGAAAAGTTCAGAATTCACTCCAGATGCATACGTGCTCGACCCCAAACTTAAAATCCCACGAATAAAACCATTTCCTCTTCACTTTCACCACGCCGAATTCCTGTCCCAGTGAAACACAGTCAGTATAAACCCAGGAGCCCAGCTGTGTGACCGCTGTCCAGCTGTTAGTGTTCACCCGATCAGACATTCTCGACACTGCCAAAACCATGCTGGGTCCAGACGTACAGAGCTGGAATCAGTTTTACTGGAACACTAGTGTGGatggtataatgtatttgcttcatgggttctttgcttaagaattcatagcaacacattgtatgAAGAACTATTCGGTTTATTAGCGAAGGCTTAACAATAACACtagacattaccagttcatccaccaggctcacaaccacctgcctcatcgtggatccctcgaacctaactggctggggttttattgagtcttgtgaacatcacgtgactggctaagccactcacaatgcaacagctcaacaaacctgtgagcatactcacaggtacatacattacaggaaGTGGGGGTGGGCAAGCGAGACCTAAGGGAGAGGgatctggggaggggagagggaagcagGACTTGGTAggtggtgtgcggggggggggggtggtggtgaagggaagcagggcccaggggagaggggggaggagaaatgAGACGTGGCGAGGGATGGGGGTGGGAAGAAGGGGGACCTGGGGAGAGGGAGATGTAGCAGGATCTAGGGGAAGGGCGGAGGTTGGGAAGAGAGACTCGGCCCGGGGGAGGGGGACCTGGGGGAGGAGGGGTAGCAAGACCCAGGGGAAGGATGAAGGGGGACCCGGTTAAAGGAAACGGGACCCAGATGAGATGGGTCGGGATGGGGGACCCGGAGGGAGGGGGGACCGGGACccaggggaggtgggggtggggaaggtgacacggggaggggggggggaacccaggggaggtgggggtggggacacagtgagggggagggcagggagagggacccaggggtggtggggtggggaaggtgatagggggaggggagggggggtggggacacaaggaggggggggggcagggagagggatccaggggaggtgggggtgggaaggggacacggggagggcggggggacccaggagaggtgggggtggggaaggggacacagggagggcgggggggaccCAGGAGAGGTGGGGGTGAGGAAGTGTGACccgggggagaggggagcaggacccaggggaggtgggggtggggaaaaggacacagggatgggggggggggggtggtgaaggagCACGGGAAGGTGGACCTGGGTGGAGGTGGGGCCGGGGCCTAGTTGAGGGGCTGGGGCAGCAGGAAGGAAAGTGGGACGTGGGCAGGAGTGGGGAAGGTTGAGTGAGCTGGAGTTGGAAAGAAGCTGGAGCAGGGGTCAATACTGGAGGGAGAGAGCCCAGTCTGAGTCCATCCCTGTCAGAAAACACTGATGTTTGGCAGATGTGATTGCTGGGCCCAGCACGCTGTATGGCGATGACTGGTTATTGCTCAGGCTCTGACAGCAGGCTCTCTCCGCAGAATGAGAAGGTGCTGAGCGGACAATgtgtccattctctctctctccgtcgctgctCTCCTGTCTCTCTGCAGCTGCTATTTTTGGGCGAGTCCGTCACATCCAGTGGTTCCGCACACTGCCCAGTCAGCACAGCTGTCACAACCAACACCCTCACATCGGCTGGTTTTCTGCGCAGTTCACATTTTGTTCTCTGTATCTTCTCCTCGGGCAGGTGCTAAAGTTACCAACCTGGTGCTTTGGTCTCACGGGAGATTCACCTCCCACTCCGGGACTGACGTGGGAAAAACTCCAACCTCCAGTGAAACTGAAATTAAACTGACAGATGGTAACCCTTTTCCATCTTCTcctacctcccttctcccccctctaaccccctccactctccctctgccccctcccccctcacccctttccctacccctcttctctcctacctcccctctcccccccagccccctcctctcccttccccctcctcgctcccctcccctctctcccctccccccctcacccctctcctctcctacctcccctctcacccctccccatcatctctcctctcccttgcccctcacgcccctccccctctcctcccttcccctcatctcctccatctctccctctcctcccctctcccttccccctcagctctcctctcctctccccccttccttccctctcttctctcctccctctcccttcccccgctGCTCTActacctcccctcccatccccactCCTCTCCTATCCTGTCTTTCTCGTTCCTCGTCCCCTCCCCTCACTTTCTCCTGTACCCCAaggagagtcagtgccttcaggagagagtggaggggggggggatgtaTAACAGGGGGAGTCAGTGGAGGAAATTgggaagagagagggtgagtgaataTGTTTGAAAAGAGACATAAAGAGACAACGTTATAGCATCGGTTCAATTTCAATTTTAGAAAAAATCTGCATTTTGTCACGTGCTTTGAATTAAACAATTGCTCACAATTAAAGCCACAGTTTTAAAGACTTGATGAGTTGTGGGAAAATAGCATCCCTTTGGTTTCATTTGCAAAGTTGAGTCTTAAAGGGGCGGGGCTGACTCTGATTTCCATGCGGGTACAGACAGCAGGGCGGTGCACGGTCACTTTAATAGCGTACCTTGCGTGAGCTGTTCCACAGCTTCCCGGAGCTGCGCCCCGCTTGGGCCTGTCTTCACCTGCTTCACACTCTTGGCCGTGGTCATCACCGAGTTCACTTCCTCGCACGTGGACGCCAGCGTCGTCACAATCGTGCAGGTCACCACCTTGGCCGTCACCTCCTTAAACGGTGCCTCGGAGGTGGGCCCGAGCCTCTCCTCGGCCGCCGCCGCTGCCGCTGCCTCGCCGCCTCCCGGTTTGTTGGCGGGCGGTGCCGTACCGCCAACGGGGTGGCGGCCGCCGCCTGCCGCCCCCTGGGCCGCGTCGCCCTTAGCGTGGGGCGTCTCCTTCGGCGCCCCCTGTGGCTGGATGAACTGCTGCGCCCTGCCCGCAGCCGGCTCGCCGAGGGAATGTCCAAAATGGCCGGCCTGCGGCACGCCCGCCGCGCACTGCGGCACCAGCTCGGTGAAGCGCTCCTTCCcgctgccgccgccgccgccgcctggTGCCGTATCTCCCCTCTTTCCCGCCTGGGACTGGAGATCTGCCTCGGGCCCGTCTCGCCTGGCCCTGGTCGGGTCCGGAGCTGGCTTCCGCCCGCCTGCGCTCGTTGCCCCGGCGGCCCCCGCCGCGGAGAAGTCGGCCTGCTGCCCTTTGTCTGCCATCTCTCGCTTCTGCCGCTCGACGCCCTGGTGGGCGGCCTggagctctctcaccgtgtcgcgcaGCCGCTTCTCCAACATGGCAATCTTCTTGGTGAGGAGCTCCGTGATATGCCGGTAGTGCTCCACCTCTAGCTGCAGCGTGGTGGGCGACACGCCCAAGTCCTTCTCTCGCACCCAAACGCCGACACTCCTGGCCCCAGCCAGGCTTCCATTTGTCACGTTGACCTTCAAGTCCTCGTGGGTCCCAACGTTCCCCGGCCCCGAGTCCTTTGTTGGTTTGGGATGGGCGTTTTCCAGCTTGCCGGCGGTCTCCAGCGGCGATTTCTTCAGTGCCGGAGACAGAGGCGATTCTGCTTTGGCCTGGTAGCTGTCCTCTTCGGGTATGTCAATGTAGAGCTCCCCGCGGTGCTTGCTGGGCCCGCTCAGTGACCGGTGTGACCCGAAGCCCAGGCTGTGGCCGAGGAACTTCTGGCtcttcagctggacgctcagctgcCTCTTCTCCTCCTGGAGGACCGAGATCTTCACCTGGAGCACCGGGACCACCTTCACCTGGTCCTCCAGCTCCCGCAGCCTGCGCAGAGCCACGGCCATCTGCTCGCGGATGTTGtgcaggtgggtggggttgggcgtGGAGGGGGTGGCCAGGCCCGAGCTCAGCGGGGTGAACTGGCCGGACGCGAGGCCCTGCGAGCCGTTGTACGAGGAGAGGCGCGAGTAGGACTGGCCCGCCCCGGCCAGCGAGCTGGTGGAGCCCACCATGCTGCTGTGCAGGCTGCTCAGGCTGGTGTAGCGGGGCCTCCTGCCCTCCCCGCAGCCCAgcggctcctcctccagccgcctcTTGGTCTCCAGCAGGGTCTTTTCCACCCGCGCGTTGTAGCCGCCGGATATCAGCGAGGACGGCCGGTTGTAGCCTCCGGGCAGGCTGCAGGTGGGCGTGTACATACTCCGCCCGCAATACGAGAAGGAGGAGCGTCTGCTGTCGGCGCTGATGTTGGAGCACAGCGACTCGGTGGAGGTCCACCACGACCCCGTGTAGCCACAGCCCCTCGGCTTGCGGTGGATGTGAACCTTTTTGATGGTGTTCCCCTTCTCGATGTCATCCACGTACTTCACAAAGTCCAGGTCCAGATGGAAGCCGTAGGGAGTTTCCACAGAGTAGGGCAAGGCCGGGTCCTTACCCTTGACCTCTGAACCAGCTGGAAGGTCAACCTTACCTGAAAGACATAAATAAGAGTGGGTTCCGATTTATAACAGAGCCACCATTTCCTCATCGTTCAATTTGAGAAAACCgaagcctggctgagggcaggcattgggatggtcggAGGTCCACTttgcggaaggaggagaggtctactcggagctcctccacggcaagtgagccccaggtgggcagaggaaatgtttcaaggacaccctcaaagcctccttgataaaatgcaacatccccaccgacacctgggagtccctgaccaaagaccgccctaagtgaaggaagagcatccgggagggctctgcgcacctcgagtctcgacgccgagagcatgcagaaaccaaacgcaggcagcggaaagagcgtgcggcaaacctgtcccacccatcctttccctcaatgactatctgtcccacctctgacaaagactgtaattaccGTTTTGGACTgaagagtcacctgagaacttacttttagagtggaagcaagtattcttcgatttcgagggactgcctatgatgatgatcgttCAATGATAAAGTCTAGGGGAGGGTGTGATAGAACCTTCACCAGTAGCTCACCCTCCTCCATATGGGTAACGCCGGGTTACTGCATGGGTCAGGCTCAAAGTGGAACTCATGGTTGGGGGTCAAATTAGTTTGAGCAACATTTGAAATTAGGATTTGAACTTGACATCTCTGATAGGGAGTGGAGTGCTCTATAGTCAGCTGTCGGGAACTCCTTGGGCAATGTGTCCTTGTATATATTGAGAGAGAAAGCATCCATACATCactgagacagagagtcagagacagagagaaaggcagagagtcaAAAACAGAGAAtagcagagagacagagaatgggagagaCAGAAACAGGCAAAGGAAGactgaaacagaaagagagagagagagagagaaagggagagagagagagacagagagaaagaacataagaacataagaaataggagcaggagtaggccatttggcccctcgagcctgctccgccattcaataagatcatggctgatctgatcttggcctcaactccacttccctgcccgctctccaataccctttactcccttatcgttcaaaaatctgtctatctccatcttaaatatattcaatgatccagcctccacagctctctgggatagagaattccaaagattcacaaccctcag is a genomic window of Pristiophorus japonicus isolate sPriJap1 chromosome 24, sPriJap1.hap1, whole genome shotgun sequence containing:
- the kank2 gene encoding KN motif and ankyrin repeat domain-containing protein 2 — protein: MAEVLQMKSNFPGKVDLPAGSEVKGKDPALPYSVETPYGFHLDLDFVKYVDDIEKGNTIKKVHIHRKPRGCGYTGSWWTSTESLCSNISADSRRSSFSYCGRSMYTPTCSLPGGYNRPSSLISGGYNARVEKTLLETKRRLEEEPLGCGEGRRPRYTSLSSLHSSMVGSTSSLAGAGQSYSRLSSYNGSQGLASGQFTPLSSGLATPSTPNPTHLHNIREQMAVALRRLRELEDQVKVVPVLQVKISVLQEEKRQLSVQLKSQKFLGHSLGFGSHRSLSGPSKHRGELYIDIPEEDSYQAKAESPLSPALKKSPLETAGKLENAHPKPTKDSGPGNVGTHEDLKVNVTNGSLAGARSVGVWVREKDLGVSPTTLQLEVEHYRHITELLTKKIAMLEKRLRDTVRELQAAHQGVERQKREMADKGQQADFSAAGAAGATSAGGRKPAPDPTRARRDGPEADLQSQAGKRGDTAPGGGGGGSGKERFTELVPQCAAGVPQAGHFGHSLGEPAAGRAQQFIQPQGAPKETPHAKGDAAQGAAGGGRHPVGGTAPPANKPGGGEAAAAAAAEERLGPTSEAPFKEVTAKVVTCTIVTTLASTCEEVNSVMTTAKSVKQVKTGPSGAQLREAVEQLTQASRADHKADAAAHSGRPLRGIEAPRYFSAPNACSSAETPSEEHTSPKPADAQLQPSETGCLAPSRQESSVPSADDSARPVSPHGAQLKSIMKKKESGASSESPPTKKSLQFIGVNGGYESTSSEESSSESSSSESDDESGESDYHEASERLPGDQVEKAESRRTSAQPGQETKSVRTVAEPVQETEILEIPVKPVQGTEILGSPAEHVQQTEILGTPAEPVQETKILGSPAQHTARHEVEEQVPNVRSEEDVKQMVQRTEGKAEETVKQGEDRAANVDCHEIVSSEQEANSSMFELTEGLVSACVTLQKHRNDPDGFTNKDVRVSYLTVQQEWLLVSSPKTADPEVVRRYLAVFKAMSPSLLELIVNMADGNGNTALHYTVSHSNFPIVRLLLDTGACSLDKQNKAGYTAIMLASLAALQSESDMQTVTQLFRLGNVNAKASQAGQTALMLAVSHGRAEMVKALLACGADVSIQDDDGSTALMCACEHGHAEIVRLLLATPVCDVNLADNDGSTALSIAVETRQNEIAALLYEHLNRSKTPSSLPGPPALAHHSPSEAQQ